The DNA sequence CGAAGGTACCGGGGTTGGTCTCGTCCATCGCGGAGATCTCCGCGTGCGTGCGGGCCTTGGCCAGGGTCGGGCCCAGCGCGCTGATCACCTTCTGCTGGAGTTCGGGACCGATGTGGGCGCCTTCCTGACGGCCGCCGACGGGCTCGCCGTCCGGGCCGAGCTTGGTGCCCCAGTAGTTCGTGTTCGGCTCGTTGAACGGGTCCAGGGTGTCGACCTTGATGCCGTGCGCCTTCTCCAGGCGTTCGGTGGCGCCCACCAGGTACTTGGCGAAGTCGTCGACGGACTCCGTCTTGAGCTGGTCCCTGCCCGCGTCGAAGTTGCCGGAGACGTAGCCGCTCTCGGTCATGAACCAGGGCGGCGAGTTGCTGAAGGTCTCCCAGTGGGTGATGTCCTTCTTGATGCGGTCGATCCACCAGCGCTGCGTCTTGTCGGCCTTGGTGTTCCAGTCGGCGGGGTCGTCGGCGTCCCACCAGTCGACGTCCTCGCGGGTGGTGCCCGCCGGCGCCTTCCACCAGCCCTGGACCGCGCCGCCGGCCCGCAGGTAGTCCTTGACGTCGGGGGCGTTGCCACCGCCGATGTTGTAGCGGGCGATGTTCAGCGCGAGGCCGTCGTCGCCGAAGAGGAGCTTCGCGAGCCGCTCGCGTATCGCGGGCGGGTAGTCGCCGGTCGCGTTGGCGAACCAGACCAGGCTGGTGCCCCAGCCCTCGAACTTCTCCTGCTTGTAGGAGGGGTCGGGCACGACGGTGACCGAAGCGGCGGCCGTCGTCGTCTCCGCGTGCGCGGCCGGCAGGGTGGTGGCGGCCAGCACGGTTCCGGTCGCGAGGGCCGTGATGCCGACCCCCAGGAGCCTTCTCTTACTGGTGCGGTGTGCCATGTCGAGTACTCCAGCGAGGTTCGGTTCGGCGCGTTTCGGTATGTTCTGGTGTAGTTTCTGCTCGGAATGTTTACGTAAACATGCGTTCGCGGGATGTCTACACTGTCCGAATCTCAGGGGTCAAGGAGTCGTCGGGGACCGAAAGTTGCGCAGTCCGGCGACCTAGGGGACAAGGTGGGCACGATGGGCACAGCGGACGGTGACGGCACACCGGCGGGGACGCGAAAGCGTGCCGCCCGCCCCCGTCAGGGCGCCTCCATGGCCGACGTCGCGCGCCTCGCCGGGGTCTCCTCCCAGACGGTCTCCCGCGTCTCCAACGGCTTCCCGGGCGTGAACGAGGAGACCCGACAGCAGGTCCTGGCCGCGATGCGGGAGCTGGGCTACCGGCCCAACAGCGCGGCACGGGCCCTCAGGCGCGGCGAGTTCCGCACCCTCGGCGTGATCACCTTCTCCCTCTCCACCATGGGGAACATCCGCACCCTGGAGGCGATCGCGACCTCCGCCGCCCAGCACGGTTACGCCGTCACGCTGCTGCCGGTCGCCGTCCCCACCCAGGACGAGGTGAACGGCGCCTTCTCCCGCCTCGGCGAACTCGCCGTGGACGCGGTCATCGTCATCATGGAGATCCATCTGCTGGACGCCGCGACGGTCTCCCTGCCGCCCGGCGTCCAGGTCGTGGTCGCCGACTCGGACGCCGGCGACCGCTACACCGTCGTCGACACCGACCAGGCGGGCGGCGCCCGTGACGCCGTAGGGCATCTGCTGGACCTCGGCCATGACACGGTGTGGCACCTCGCCGGGCCGGAGGACTCCTTCGCCGCGCAGCGCCGTGCCAACGCATGGCGGGGCGCCCTCACGGCAGCGGGCGTGGACCCGCCGCCCCTGGTGCGCGGCGACTGGTCGGCGGAGTCCGGTTACCGGGCCGGTCTGCGGCTCGCCGAACGGGCGGACTGCACGGCGGTGTTCGCGGCCAACGACCAGATGGCGCTGGGTCTGCTGCGCGCCCTGCACGAACGCGGCCGGAAGGTTCCCGACGACGTCAGCGTCATCGGCTTCGACGACATCCCCGAGTCCGCGTCCTTCCTGCCCCCGCTCACCACCATCCACCAGGACTTCGCCGAGGTGGGCCGCCTCTGCGTCGAGGGTGTCCTGAGCAAGATGCGGCACGGCGGCCCGGACCACGGCACGACGCTCGTCCCGACCCGGCTCGTCGGGCGCCGGAGCACGGCACCGCCGCCGCCGCCGAAGGGCATTGTTCGCGGCTGAGTGCGGGGTGACCGAACAATCCGTGCCCGCGTTGGACTGGTCTCACGGCGCCGGGATCCGGCCCGTGCAGACGGGTTCAGCGGAGAGAGGTCGTTCGATGGTCAAGAGGGGGAGCGTCGCCGTGCTGGCCGCCGCCGGGCTGGTACTGGCTCTCGGCGGGTGCGGGGGCGGGACGGACGAGGGCGGGAAGGGCGACGCGTCGGGGGCCTCGGGCAAGGGGTCGGCCGAGCCGACGCCGGCCAAGTCGCCGTCCGGGCAGCTGGTCAAGTGGGTCGGCGGCATGTGCGAGTCGACGGCCGCGCTCAAGGACCTGCGGTCGGACAGCGCCGCCGACCTGAAGGAGATCCGGGATTCGGACGCCCAGGCCGACCTGGTCGCCAGGGCCCGCGCCGTCGGCTACCTCGCCGGCACGCCCTCGGCGGTGGAGGACGTGGAGAGCGGTCTGGCGGACCTCGGACCGTCCGGTGTCCCCGCGGCCGACCGGCTGCGCGACGCCTGGCTGAAGAAGGTGCGCGGCGTCGTGGCCGAACTCGACGGGGTGTCCCCGAACCCGGCCGACGGCGACGCCGAGGGCAGTGCCGCGGACGTCGACAAGCTGGTCCAGTCCCTCACCTCACCCCGGCCGGACCTGCCCGCGCTGGCCAAGCAGGACGCGCGGCTCGGCGCCGCGTACGAGCGGGCGGAGCAGTGCGCCCCGGGCTGGAAGCCCGACGGCCAGGGCGAGGACACCGCCTCGCCGGCGCCCGACCCCGACGGCCCGCTCCCCGAGGCGGCCGACGGCAAGAACTACGGCGCCTGCTCGGACGGCGCGTGCGAGGTCCTGGTGACCTCCACGGCGAACATCACGGCGAACGACGTCCATGTGCACGTGTCCCTGGGCGACGACTACGTGACCTTCCAGACGGCGGGCACCCTGATGCAGCTCGGCGGCGCGGGCGGCGAGGCCGGCTTCGGCGACCGGCTGAAGGCGACCGTGGTCGCGCACAACAAGGACGGCGCGGTGCTGAAGTTCACGACCCCCTGAGCCACCCCTCGGACGGCACTCAAAAGCCGCCCACGACGGCTCCTACCGCCCCTCGCACACGTCCCGGTACCCGAGCCGCGGCAGCCGTTCCTCCCATTCGGCGCGGTTCAGGACGCCGCCGGTGCGGTCGCAGACGTAGGCCGTCGCGCGGTCCGCTTCCAGGGTCCACACCCGGGCCGTCAGGTCGTAGCCGACGGAGGCGAGGGTGGTGCCGTCCGCGCCGAACGCGACGGAGGTGACGGTGTCCGTGTGGCCGGTGAGTTCCTGGCCGTAGGGCTCGGCGCGGGCGGGCTCGGTCACGTCCCACAGGCGGACGGTGTGGTCGCCGCTGCCGGTCGCGAGTGTCCGGCCGTCCGGGGCGAAGGCCAACGCCCTGACAGCGCCGCGGTGCTCGGCCAGCTCCTCCCCCAACGGACGGACGCGGTCCGGCCGTCGCACGTCCCACAGCCGGACCGTACGGTCGTCGCTGCCGGTCGCCAGCGTCTTCCCGTCCGGGGCGAACGCCACCGCGTTGACCGGCTCGTCATGCCCGGTGAGGGCGGCGCCCGCGGGCCGTACGCGCGTTTCGGCGCCCACGTGCCACAGCAGTGCCGTGTCGTCCTCGGCGCCGGTGGCCAGGAGGCGGCCGTCGGGGCTGAAGGCCACCGAGGTGACGGCGTCCGTGTGGCCGCGCAGGGGCTCGCCGAGCGGCCGTACCCGGTCCGGACGGCGTACGTCCCACAGCCGCGCGGTGTCGTCGTCGCCGCCGGTGGCCAGCGTGCGGCCGTCCGGGGAGAAGGCGACGGCGAGGACACCGCGGTCGTGCGCGTCGAGCGGTTCGCCGAGCGGGGCGGGACGTTCGGGCGTGGCGAGGTCCCACAGGCGTACGGTCCCGTCCCTCGAACCGCCGGCCAACGTACGGCCGTCCGGGGCGAAGGCGACGGACAGGACAGCGTCCTCGTGGCCGAGCGTCCGCGGGATCCGGCGTGGGCGGTCCGGGCGGCGTACGTCCCACAGGCGGATCAGGCCGTCGTCCGTGCTGGCGACGGCGAGCAGGCGGCCGTCTGGGCTGAAGGCGACGGCGGTGAGCGGGTTGGTGAAGTCCGTGAGGACGGTGGGCGGCCGGTGCCACAGCAGGACGCTGCCATCGGCGCCGGCGCTGGCGAGGGTGCGGCCGTCGGGGCTGAAGGCCACCTCCCACACGGCCTCGGTGTGCCCGGTCAGCGGCTCCCCGAGCTGCAGCGGATAGGCGGGGTTGGCCACGTTCCACAGGAGGGGCCGGTCGTCCTCGCCCGCGGTCGCCAGGGTCTCGCCGTCGGAGCTGAACGCCACCGACATGACGGGCGCGGTGTGCCCGCTGAGCGGTTCGCCCAGCGGCCGGACGCGGGCCGGGTCGGACGCGTCCCACAGGCGTACGGTCTCGTCGAAGCCGGCGGAGGCCAGCGTGCGGCCGTCCGGGGAGAAGGCCAGTGTCCAGACGGGGTCGGTGTGTTCCCGCAGCGGCTTGCCGAGCGGTGCGATCCCGGGGCCGTCCTCCTTCCCCGCGTCCTCGCCGAACCGCCACATCCGTACGGTCCCGTCGTAGCCGCTCGTGGCCAGGGTCTCCCCGTCCGGGGCGAACGCCACCGCGCGGACGCTGCGCGCCTCGGACGCGTCGGCGTCGGCCGGCTCGCCGATCGGCGCGGGGCGGGCCGGGTCGGCCAAGTCCCACAGGCGGACGGTGCCGTCGTCGCCGGCGGTGGCGAGCGTCGTGCCGTCCGGGGCGAAGGCGGCGGAGACGACGTTCTGCTCGTCGTGGCTCACGAGCGGCCGGCCGAGAGCGCGGGGCCGCGACCGGTCGCGCACATCCCGTAGTTGGATGCCGCCGCCTTTCCCCGTGGCCACGAGCAGGTCACCGTCCCGCGGGGAGAAGGTGACCGCGCTGACGCCTCCCGTACGCAGGCGCAGCGGTTCGCCCAGCGGCTTGCCCGCCGCCGTGTCCCACAGCCGGACCAGGCCGTCATGGCCGCCGCTCGCGAGCGTGCGGCCGTCGGGCGCGTACGCCACGGAGCCGGCGACACCGTCGTGGCCGGGCAGCCGGGTGGCCAGCACCCGGCCCGCGTCCGAGGCCAGCCGGGTCCGCAGATCCGGGGTGGAGCGCATGCGGTACGCGGCCACGTCGAGCCGGGCGGCCGCCCCGGCCTGGGTGTCGCGGACCCGGTCGGCCTCGGCGGTGAGCCGGCCGAAGACGGCTTCGTCCCGTTCCGCCTGCGCGGTGGCACGGGCCTGGAGGGCGACGACCGCGGTGCCGGTGGCGAGCAGGGTGAGCGCCGCGAGGACGGCCACGACCGTACGGCGCAGCAGCGCGGCGCGGTGCCGGCGCCGGAGCGAGGTGGTGAGGAACTGCCGTTCCAACGGCGTGAGTTCCTCGCTGCGCTCGCCCTCGGGTGCGGTGTCGCGGGGGAAGGCGTCGCGGGCCGCGGACAGCCGGGACCCGGCGTAGAGTGCGGCGTTCTCCTGCCCGAGGGCCTGCCAGGTGCGGGCCGCCTCGGAGAGGGAGCGGTGCACGCGCAGCCGGTCGCGTTCGGCGTCGATCCAGGCGCGCAGGCGGGGCCAGGCGGTGATCAGGGCCTCGTGGGCGAGGTCGACGGTGCCGTCGTCGAAGGTGATGAGACGGGCCCGGACCAGCCGTTCCAGTACGACCCGGGTGTCGGCGGGGTTGCCGAAGTCGAGCTCGGCGTGATCGGTGGGGCGGCGGGTGTCCGGTGCGCCGGGGGCGACGAGGCGGAGCAGGATCCGGCGGGCCAACTCGGCCTGCGGTGCGGTGAGTTCGCCGTACACCTGCTCTGCCGTGCGGACGACGGCGCCGTGCAGTTCACCGGCCGCCTCGTACGCGCTCTCGGTCAGCACGCGCCCGCTGCGGTGGCGCCAAGTCTCCAGCAGGGCGTGCGACATCATCGGCAGTCCGCCGGGGGCACCCTCGACCTCGTCCAGGAGGCGGTCGGTCAGGGCGCGTTCGACGATCAGGCCGGCCGCGGCGGCCGGGCGGACGATGGCCTCCCGCAGCTCGGTCCGGCTCATCGGACCGGCGAGCAGGG is a window from the Streptomyces sp. NBC_00299 genome containing:
- a CDS encoding LacI family DNA-binding transcriptional regulator, whose translation is MADVARLAGVSSQTVSRVSNGFPGVNEETRQQVLAAMRELGYRPNSAARALRRGEFRTLGVITFSLSTMGNIRTLEAIATSAAQHGYAVTLLPVAVPTQDEVNGAFSRLGELAVDAVIVIMEIHLLDAATVSLPPGVQVVVADSDAGDRYTVVDTDQAGGARDAVGHLLDLGHDTVWHLAGPEDSFAAQRRANAWRGALTAAGVDPPPLVRGDWSAESGYRAGLRLAERADCTAVFAANDQMALGLLRALHERGRKVPDDVSVIGFDDIPESASFLPPLTTIHQDFAEVGRLCVEGVLSKMRHGGPDHGTTLVPTRLVGRRSTAPPPPPKGIVRG
- a CDS encoding nSTAND1 domain-containing NTPase, which translates into the protein MSGQPGPGRTEGELDPEAGPVPRFAAELRALRESAGKPTYRTMAERARYGVTTLSQAAAGKQLPSRAVTLAYVKACGGDLSEWERRWREVSDELAAEAAAADDSTRPPYRGLTRFEPGDADLFFGRDQLVERLAELNRKHRFTAVFGPSGSGKSSLLRAGLIPRLRTPGGGEGGDPRDVPPAAVRILTPGPDPLRTHAERLVPVPDTDADTWLIVDQFEELYTLGGDPAERDAFIDRLVAATDADSRLRVVIAVRADFLGRCAEHPGLTAALQDATLLAGPMSRTELREAIVRPAAAAGLIVERALTDRLLDEVEGAPGGLPMMSHALLETWRHRSGRVLTESAYEAAGELHGAVVRTAEQVYGELTAPQAELARRILLRLVAPGAPDTRRPTDHAELDFGNPADTRVVLERLVRARLITFDDGTVDLAHEALITAWPRLRAWIDAERDRLRVHRSLSEAARTWQALGQENAALYAGSRLSAARDAFPRDTAPEGERSEELTPLERQFLTTSLRRRHRAALLRRTVVAVLAALTLLATGTAVVALQARATAQAERDEAVFGRLTAEADRVRDTQAGAAARLDVAAYRMRSTPDLRTRLASDAGRVLATRLPGHDGVAGSVAYAPDGRTLASGGHDGLVRLWDTAAGKPLGEPLRLRTGGVSAVTFSPRDGDLLVATGKGGGIQLRDVRDRSRPRALGRPLVSHDEQNVVSAAFAPDGTTLATAGDDGTVRLWDLADPARPAPIGEPADADASEARSVRAVAFAPDGETLATSGYDGTVRMWRFGEDAGKEDGPGIAPLGKPLREHTDPVWTLAFSPDGRTLASAGFDETVRLWDASDPARVRPLGEPLSGHTAPVMSVAFSSDGETLATAGEDDRPLLWNVANPAYPLQLGEPLTGHTEAVWEVAFSPDGRTLASAGADGSVLLWHRPPTVLTDFTNPLTAVAFSPDGRLLAVASTDDGLIRLWDVRRPDRPRRIPRTLGHEDAVLSVAFAPDGRTLAGGSRDGTVRLWDLATPERPAPLGEPLDAHDRGVLAVAFSPDGRTLATGGDDDTARLWDVRRPDRVRPLGEPLRGHTDAVTSVAFSPDGRLLATGAEDDTALLWHVGAETRVRPAGAALTGHDEPVNAVAFAPDGKTLATGSDDRTVRLWDVRRPDRVRPLGEELAEHRGAVRALAFAPDGRTLATGSGDHTVRLWDVTEPARAEPYGQELTGHTDTVTSVAFGADGTTLASVGYDLTARVWTLEADRATAYVCDRTGGVLNRAEWEERLPRLGYRDVCEGR